TTCTGCTGGCGATCCCGGTGTGCGCGGTGCTCTCCGTCTTCCACGGCTGCGACGTGCGCCACCCGATCGACAAGCGCTCGTGTCTGAAGGGCTCCGTGCAGGCGTGCGTCACGGTCGGCGACGCGTACGCCTCGGTCCACCCCGATGACCTCGCGTATCTGTTCTCGATGATCTTCGGCTACCACCACGCGGCGAAGACCTGGTACGGCCACGCCTGCGACCTCGGCTCGTCGACTGGCTGCTATCAGTTTGGAGTCTTCAGTCGAAGCAGCGGCGACGATTGGTTCACCGATAGCTTCAATGTCGAAGACGCGCGCAAGGGGTTCCAGCGCGCCTGCGACGCCAAGGTGGCCGACGCCTGTCTCGCGCTCGGCGAGATGGCCCACGACGCCTCCGACGAAGCGCAGGCCACGCACTTCTACGGCCTCGCCTGCGATGGCAAGAGCGCCGAAGGCTGCTTCAACCTCGGCCTGGCACGCTGGGCAGGCCGAGGCGGGCTCTCGGCGAACGCGCACGAGGGACAGAAGCTGATCGACCAGGCGTGCACGCTGGGCGACTCCAATGCCTGTAAGCGCCTGAACAACCATTGGCTGAAGCTGGACCTCGCCGTGGAGGCCTGTGCCGACGGCGGCTCGACGGATGCGTGCGCCGAAGCCGACGATCTGAAGGAGCAATCGAAATCGTGGCCGCCATGATGGTGACCCGTGGGCGCCGGTCGATCAGCTGCTCGCCGACGTGTAGTGCGCGATCGACCGCCCCCACGCCAGCCGCGCGAACACGCTGAAGGCCAGTCCTCCGCCGACCGACAGCAGCGCCGTGCTCAGGTCGAGCTTGCCCAGGAGCGCCATGGCCGGGAACGAGGTCATCAGCGCCAGCGGGAACACGAACGTGAACACGAACCGCAGCGCCCCGCGGAACACGGAGATCGGCCAGCGGGCGGCGTCGAGGATGGAGTTGAAGAAGTAGCTGAGGTTGTCGATGCGCACGGCGAAGAACGCCGCGCTGATGACGAGGATCCAGATCGAGTACAGCACCATCACCGCCGCGAGCAGCAGCGCCGCGGCCGCGAGCACGTGCAGCGGCGCGGGCGTCCGTCCGAGCCGCGCGAACGCGTAGACGAAGATCGCGATCGCGCCGAAGCCGTCGAACATGCGCCAGGGATCGAACTTGGCCGTCGACACCATGAACTGTGCGTCGAAGGGCTTGAGCAGTACGAAGTCCAGCGTCCCCTTGCGCACGTGGTCGATGACCGTGAGCAGGCTGGGGTTGATGGCGCCCTCGAGGATGCCGCGGATGAGCGTGAACCAGCCCACCACCACCAGCGCTTCCGGATAGCTCCAACCGGCAATCGCACCGCGCGTGCCGAAGACCACGAAGAGCGGCGTGAGCGTGACCACCATCCAGAAGAGGGTCATCACCCCTTCGAGCAGGAAGTCGAAGCGGTACTGCATGCCCACCGCGGTCGAGGCGCGAAGCTGAATTCCCAGCACGGTGAGGTAGCGAGCGGCGCCGCGCATCTAGCCTCCGTACGCCTGGTACCGCTTCACGCCGGTGCGCCAGAGGAGGTTCAAGATCACGAAGAACGCGGCCACCCACGCCGCCGAGGTGCCCAGCTCGCGCAGCGCCTGCTCGCGCGAGAGGTGCCCGATCATCACCTCCACGGGAAAGCCCATCTGAAATCGGAACGGCAGCCACGCGTTCACGCGCTGCACCCAGTGCGGAAAGAGCTCGAGCGGTATCAGGTAACCCGAAAAGACACTGAACAATCCAAAGTACAGCTCACTCACCGAGTACGAGCTCTCGATGTGGAACCCGAGCGCGCCGATGCTCGCCTGAATCAAGAACGTGATCGCCCACGCGAGCGCCACGCCGAGCACGAAGATCGCGATCAGCGCCGGATCATGCGTGAGCTGGCCGGGCTGTAGCACGAGGAGGATCACGCCCACCAGCGGCAGCGTCACCAAGCCGCGCAGCGGCAGCGCGGCCACGTTCTCGGCCGAGTACGCGAAGAGCGGATGAATCGGCCGCAGGAGCCGCATGGCGATGGTGCCCTGGCGGATGTCGTTGATGAGCTCGTAGCCCACCCAGACGCCCGTGAGCAGCCGGACCAACAATCCAACTAAATAATATGCGGTGAACTCCGCCTGGCCGAAGTTGCCGATCGGCGCGTCGCGGGCCACGGCGCGCATCATGGCCAGCATCACCAGCGGCATGTTGGTGGTGAGGATCCAGATCAGGAACTCCACGCGGTACGCGACGGCATCCGCGAAGCCCACGCGCAACAGCGTGGGATACGCGCGAATGGCGCGGCTCAGCGAGCCCGGCGAGGCGTCGCTCAAGGCGCCTCCGTGAGCTCGTCGACCACGCGCGTGAGCTTGTCGGAGTGCGTGAAGTCCACAGGCATTACCACCGGAAGCTGCGGCGTGAGGTTGCCGTGGGTCAGCCCGCGGATGCCCTTTTCGTGCTCGGCGAGCGCGCTGGCGGCGAGGGTGTGCGGCGTCACCAGCGGCGTGCCCGCGCGCTCGAACGATTTCTCGACGAGCTCGCCCGCGTAGAGCGCGTGGTCGTCCCAGGAGAAGTCGGTGTCGTCGGGCTTGCCCGCGTTGGCGCGGACCGCGGCGTCGAGCTTGGCGACATCGACCTGCTTCGGCCGATACACGGCCACGCGACCTTCCTTGCCGCGATCGACCCAGTTCTCGAGCGGCACGGCGCTCACCGGCCCGAAGCTCTCCCAGACCTCGCGCTTGCCGTCCTTCTCCAGCACCACGCCCACCTGCGTGTAGCGGCTGTGGGTCACGTCGCGGACGAGGTTGCAGCGCAGGCCGCAGGCGAGGTCCTGCAGCACCACGTCGCCGGGCTGGATGTGCACGCCCCACGCGGCCTCGCGTCGCGCGAGCGAGCGATCGGGACGGCTCTGGTACATGGCCACGCCGCCCGCGACGAGCACGCCCACGGCCACGATCGCGATGCCCACCATGCCCGCGTTCTTCACCGCGAGGCCCCGTTCGGCGGCGGCGCATTTCCGCGGAAGAGCTCGCTCATCACCTCTTCGAGCGGCGCGTCCTCGACGGTGAGGTCCACGACCGGCAGCGCGCTCAGCAATCCCGCGACCGACTCCTGCAAGCGCGCCTGGGAGATCTGCAGCGTGGCCTGGTTGGCCTCGAGGGAGATCACGCTGCCGAAGCGCTCCACGTCAGCGCGATCGACGGTCTTGCCCAGGCGCAGCGAGAGCCGCTTCTCGGGCCGGACTTTGTGCACGAGCTCGTCGAGCGGGCCGTCGTAGATGAGCCGGCCCTTGTCGATGACGATCACCCGCGGGCAGAGCGCGACCACGTCGTCCATGTAGTGGCTGGTGAGGAGCACCGTGGCGCCGAAGCGCTCGTTGTAGCCCTTCACGAAGCTGCGGACGATGGCCTGCATGCCCACGTCGAGGCCGATGGTGGGCTCGTCGAGGAAGAGCACCTTCGGTCGATGGAGCAGCGCCGCCGCGAGCTCGCACTTCATGCGCTCACCGAGCGAGAGCGTCCGCGTGGGCTTGCTCACCAGCTCGCCGAGCTGCAACAGCTCGGTGAGCTCGCCGAGCGTCTCGCGGAAGGTGGCGTCGGGGATCTGGTAGATGGCCTTGTTGATGGCGAAGGTCTCGCTCGGCGGCAGGTCCCAGAGGAGCTGCTGCTTCTGGCCCATCACCAGCGTCACCTGGGAGAGGAACTCCGGCCGGCGCTCGAAGGGCGTGAAGCCGAGGACCTTGGCCTCGCCCGCGGTGGGGTGGAGCAGGCCGGCGAGCATCTTGAGCGTGGTCGTCTTGCCCGCGCCGTTGGGGCCGAGGAAGCCCACGCGCTCGCCGGCGGCGATCTGGAAGGTGATGCCGTCGACGGCGCGGACGTCGTCATAGACGCGGTGGAAGAGCGCCTTGAACGCCGCGGCCATGCCCGGGTCGCGCTTGTGCACGCGGTAGACCTTGGCCAGCTGACGCACATCGATCATGGCGGGTGTTTAACCCGGAGCCTCCCGCGGCTCCACTACGGTGCGTAGCGCCGCAGCAGCTGATCGCTCCCGCCGACGAGCAGCCACTTGCCGTCGGGCGAGAAGGCCACCGCGGCTGCGCTCCCGCGCGGCACGTTCGCGCGCGCGAGCTCGGTTCGGCGCTTGGCGTCCCAGAGGATGACCGCATCGTCGAGCCCGCCCGACGCGACGCGCTCGCCGTCGTGCGAAACCGCCACCGACACCACGGCCGGTGAAGTGCTTCACCCGCTGGCCGCTCTTCACGTCCCAGATCTGCACGTGCAGGAACATGTGCGCGGAGAGCGCGAAGGCGCCGTCGGGCGAGAAGGCGACGCCATTCACGTGCGTCCTGGTGGGCCAGGTCCTGGGAGAGGTGGCGAGCATGGGAGTCGGCAGCCTAGCGCGCCTCCCTGATGCTCGACGGAGATCTTTCTTTCACCATAGTGGCACTCGTATGCTCCATCTCGTGCGATCTTTCTGCCGACAGCGAGGAGATGTGCGCGTGACTGT
This window of the Deltaproteobacteria bacterium genome carries:
- a CDS encoding ABC-2 family transporter protein, which encodes MSRAIRAYPTLLRVGFADAVAYRVEFLIWILTTNMPLVMLAMMRAVARDAPIGNFGQAEFTAYYLVGLLVRLLTGVWVGYELINDIRQGTIAMRLLRPIHPLFAYSAENVAALPLRGLVTLPLVGVILLVLQPGQLTHDPALIAIFVLGVALAWAITFLIQASIGALGFHIESSYSVSELYFGLFSVFSGYLIPLELFPHWVQRVNAWLPFRFQMGFPVEVMIGHLSREQALRELGTSAAWVAAFFVILNLLWRTGVKRYQAYGG
- a CDS encoding ATP-binding cassette domain-containing protein, which gives rise to MIDVRQLAKVYRVHKRDPGMAAAFKALFHRVYDDVRAVDGITFQIAAGERVGFLGPNGAGKTTTLKMLAGLLHPTAGEAKVLGFTPFERRPEFLSQVTLVMGQKQQLLWDLPPSETFAINKAIYQIPDATFRETLGELTELLQLGELVSKPTRTLSLGERMKCELAAALLHRPKVLFLDEPTIGLDVGMQAIVRSFVKGYNERFGATVLLTSHYMDDVVALCPRVIVIDKGRLIYDGPLDELVHKVRPEKRLSLRLGKTVDRADVERFGSVISLEANQATLQISQARLQESVAGLLSALPVVDLTVEDAPLEEVMSELFRGNAPPPNGASR
- a CDS encoding ABC-2 family transporter protein; the encoded protein is MRGAARYLTVLGIQLRASTAVGMQYRFDFLLEGVMTLFWMVVTLTPLFVVFGTRGAIAGWSYPEALVVVGWFTLIRGILEGAINPSLLTVIDHVRKGTLDFVLLKPFDAQFMVSTAKFDPWRMFDGFGAIAIFVYAFARLGRTPAPLHVLAAAALLLAAVMVLYSIWILVISAAFFAVRIDNLSYFFNSILDAARWPISVFRGALRFVFTFVFPLALMTSFPAMALLGKLDLSTALLSVGGGLAFSVFARLAWGRSIAHYTSASS
- a CDS encoding sel1 repeat family protein, with the protein product MSNIQLDLKVQSFTWTLILLAIPVCAVLSVFHGCDVRHPIDKRSCLKGSVQACVTVGDAYASVHPDDLAYLFSMIFGYHHAAKTWYGHACDLGSSTGCYQFGVFSRSSGDDWFTDSFNVEDARKGFQRACDAKVADACLALGEMAHDASDEAQATHFYGLACDGKSAEGCFNLGLARWAGRGGLSANAHEGQKLIDQACTLGDSNACKRLNNHWLKLDLAVEACADGGSTDACAEADDLKEQSKSWPP